The nucleotide sequence GCCCTCAAAGGAAGACGGAAGGGTTGGTGGAAGAGCACAAGTGAAAGGATAGGTATGTGTGCCAGCCTCAAGTTCAACCTCCGCACCTGAAAATCCCGTAAATTTTCAGCACAGACCCAAGTAGCAAATAGTGACAAAAGTATAGAGTTATTCTAGTTTTCTTCACGTTAAATAAAAGGTAGGTAAATCATTAAGTAAATTCTGTTAGATAATTGTTTTCCAGTGACTATAAAAAAACGGCGtaatatttatgatttatgTTATCTTGACGACAAATACAAAAGGATGAAAGACTGACCTTTAATTACGTATTAGTTTCTATCCATGAGATATTCTATTTTAACGAATAAAACTGACGTAGTGGATATTTTTGTAGTACTTTTTCAAGAATAGCAAAAAGATCAACTAATTTGTGAAAAGTtgaacaatatatttttttggacattgactgagaaaaaaattcccCAAAATATTAAAAGGGATTCAGAAATTacctaaaattgtttttttttaataaagaaaagaaatacgAATTCAGAAAGCTTCAGTTCTTGTTTAAATTTTCTTGCGAGAAATCTATATTAGTTGCAAACACTCTATTAACaaataaaagataaatattACGAATTTATGAAAGATGTTGCTTTAAGAAATAACACGAATAAAACAGTACATATTAAACGAATTGACcatcaaaactaagaaaatTAGTACACGTAAGCAAGTATCTCATCAAAtcagagataaaaaaaacatttaaaaatatattattaaatatttagtttcaaaattaaagatttacgATTCTGAGTGAAAGGCTGAAGATCCTAAAAacgtttaacactttaaaaacgATTGGAACACCCGTGTCCCATAAAGACTTAAGTtactttttccttatgtttgtacgtaattgcaaagtagaaggttgaaggaatctaggatattttttgtaagtctccagttatatgctatatagtaaatttttaggctcaaaaatgacgaatttttaaattctcatactgaaaattaatttttattatttttatacttccactttttttaaacataaccgttttgggaaaagaaactacaatactcaaacataatatttttcattagattgaaaattatcattcattagtattgtcagaaaaattacttaaatttttaggctatttttgtccctatcgttcatagagacaaaaaatacaccaaatcagactctgttggcttttccaAGGccagatgtaagaccttttactagTTTTGTTcattagtttcatttttattgctgattttcggtccgcgaaaactgtctcggcGTTAAAGGGTTATAGCAGAgctgtgcaaaaaccgtttgaaaccgaacaaacgtcaaatgaaatgtgtaagtcaatggtcaaaatgctaccagagcaaacttattttggcgtttattcggtttcaaacggctTTGTACACCCCTGGTTTAAAAGGTCCTCCAAATCAGCTTTCAAGTTAAATAACTCTTAAAGAAGTTCGGCATTACTATCTCAGCTCCGTTATTATAAAGTTTGCTACTTTTTGATTTAAAGATtcaagacttaaaaaaaattacactttaagtttaaaatgaaaaatttttaaagtctttaAATGCCGAGTTAaagatttaaagtttaaaagttTATTTCACAATTGAGGAGTCATTCAAAAAAGGTGATGGACTTGCTATTACTCTTAGCCCAATTCTATTAAATGGTTTTTTTAGATTATATTCGCTCTACAACAATGGAAACCAGCATACTAAATATAGGAAATCAGAGTTTTCTCAGGACATCCTAAAGATCTCACCAATACGAAATAcgataataaaaaataagtaaatcaTGCGAACCTAAAACCAATAATTTTAACATCTTCTTTGTAATGAGTAAGTATCCTTTTAGATTAGATTTAGAATATGAATTAGCGGTACAGagtgcaattttttaaaattgtatcaAAAATGTGACTCATGAATGTAATAAGAGATACTTATAGTGAGAAGCTACTTACTATTCTTTCCACCAAGGAGGTAGTATTGAATTTGGAAGTATTCCTCATGGCCACTTAGATGAGTCACCTCCTCAGTCTCCTTTCCCTCACTATCCTGGCGTTTTTCACGTTCCTCCCATGAGGTATTAGCCTCCCCAAGAAAACGGATGATAATCCCTGTGGCAAAAGGTCAGAAACCTCATGAGAATTCCCTCAAGAGACTATTGGAATGTGGAAGTGATGACGCCACTGACCCACAATGagccaaaaatcaattgaattgtTTCAGAAAATTCCCTCCCAACAGCTGCctaactttatttttaaatcccAGAAATGCCCAAGTCTCACTCACCACGAACTTTCTTGGGAGAGTCGAAGGTGAACTCAACTTTGCCATTGATTGTCTGGCCAGCATAGTAGGTGTTCCAGGGGTTGTCGAGAATAATTTGGCATCCCTTGAGACCCATTTTTGCTTAGAGCAATCAACCAAGGAAGGAAACTAACTAGAGCAATAGGGAAAACTCAAGTGGATAAAAGTGAAATCCGGCTTTTCCTCACAAGAGAAGAAAATTCTGTTCACACGGCAGAGGAATGTGACGTCGCTGCTGTCAGATCACACCCATCAGCGGGGTGCCCATGTCTGTTCGAAACTCTGCAGATTGTAACGTAACAAGAAATCTCCCGCCAATTTCACCAACATGTTTTAGTACTCATTCTACACTcgggaaaaaattaatttttatttctactaTTTTATAATTGTATCCATAACATAACAGTAATTTTCATAACTAAATTATGAATCTAAAAATGCTACTTGGGAATTTAGATTAGAGTTTTGCATCACATGAATATTTCAAGCGCTAtagaattaaattgatttaaagcAAAGCAATTTTCATGATTACGATTTAAAGTATTCTGCTATATGTTCAATTCTTTTCttacatttttcaatgaaatggCCCCATCAAATATAGATTTGTTTTTATTgctcaatcaatttatttattaccgTATTTAATTGCACAAAGTTATATGTCACTTAATGGATGGAATAGAGATACATTATATTGAAAACAAATATATAAATtcatcaatatttttcattagcaTTAACCCCTGAAATTTCATCGTTCCTTGGGATGTCTGGAAGCACAAGAGGTTCAATggctttattttcaattttggtgCCACATTTAGGCCAATCACTGCAATTGTAAACTGGATATCTCGGAGCATATCCTGTGCACGACATCACTGTTTTCTCATCATCTTCATCATCCTTCACCTGAACAGCTCCAAAAATGCATTCTTCGTAGGAAGGTGgagctaaaattaaaattaaacgaaaaattttcaaataagtaAGAGAAGAACGGAAATTTATCAAGGATCTTACGTAAATCATGATCGGCGTCTGGTGATAATACAGGATTTAGGATGGGCTCCATTTGGATTTGGACATCATTTCCGTTCACAGGCATAGCGTCGTATACATTATCCCTTAGAGGAACTGTGCCAAGAGTTATAGGAATCTTGACTACAGGATTCAGGTGAGCTCCAGATACCTTTGCCTCAATCTTCACTTCGTAGGAAACTGTGATGACCCGACATAGAGTTAGACTTGTGGGAGGTAGTGGTGGAATTTGAAGATGCTGCTCAAATTTTCCACTTTGCTTTTTCTTCAGACCAGCTATCCTTGCTTCAGCAATTGTAAGAGTCTCTTCTTTGGTCTTTACCTTTGGTGTCTGGCTGGTATATCGAATAATCTTCCTGAGAGAGAATCGAATCTCATCCATTTTCACTGTACTCGAATTTGCAATCTCAGCGTAAACTGTAATTGTCTGACCAGGTACATATCCAGATTGTGGGGTATGTGCAATTATGGATATTGGACCTGTCCTACAGGGACCACAGCAGAAAACCCTTTCTACATTTGCTTGACACGGAAGCTGAAAATAAGTCACAAGGATAATTCTGTACTAGCGAAAATCTTCGCTGATTGTATTAGTACTTCCCCATttcctcagaaaaattaaattaaaaccaaaaaaatgaaTCAGAGCTTCAAATTAGAAAGGTATATTGCTGAGTAATAGGTTTATTACTTAGATAGGTGATAGATTAAGAATTATCTCGTACaattatataagaaaaaataacaataacatTTAAGTTCACTAATTCGATCATTTCACAAAGCGTATTACACTTCATAATTCGGGCCTAGATTGACCTATCTATATCCGATTTTATAAATTAGATGCatgaattaaggtaaagtaccctttattcgaccggttcctctattcgaccggtagatttatttattcaatttaattatatttgctataatattttgtgtatgatctaacattaataggtcaattattctttaaataatacgaatcagtgacaaattcatagaaattgatgaaattcaccatcaaatattcaaaaattgacccaccggtcgaatagaggaacccggtcaagtaagggtactttaccttattaagaTAAGAAAAGCAAATAAATCGAAATTGGACAAATCTTGCTTCCTAGGGAAATTCTGCTTGAAGTTTGGAAGTCTTGAACTTAAAGACATAAAATAGACAGAtcccaggggcccatcaagcctaaataaaaagtgaagctatttttcacttttctttgtaaaaattttgaaactattgcactgcgacttaaacaatttgctcgtagttcttgtataattttggcgaacattatgaaatatatatttttagatagcttttaatgcacgattttgaaatatatcagactgataagtcaattctcttcaggaagaaacttgccaatagtcttcagtgcctctatgcaaaaacgtatgaaaaaatgaaatgtcgagaggcccctgcagATCCAAACGAACCTTGCGAAACCATTTCAATACAACAGAGTTTATAACTCACCCTCAAGATTGGAGAATCAAAGTTCAAATCAAACTGCTTCAGCACTGTGAAGGCCACTTTGAACTTTTGATCAAACTTCCATGGTCGCTCAAGACATATCACAACGTAGTATCTAATATATCCTTTGGATCCTTCAAAAGATGTTGGTAACTGCTGTGGGAGATCGCACGTGAATCGATAGGAATGCATTCCAGGCGCCAGTTCTATTGTACTTCCTGTGAcaaaaaaaaggggaaaaacaGCTACAATAATTAAAGAGCTTACACTATCTACAAGGTACAGGTGGGGGCGAACACAAATTGCAAAATACGTagtgataagaaaaatttttagatagtgaatttttgatattttcactTAATCTCACCATCTTGCGAACGTCCTACCAGATCCGTGGATGATGCCAAGTAGTCCTCCTTTCCTTGATAAACCCTGGGTCTTGTATGGGTATGGTGTCCATTATGATATGACTCATTCTCTGTCCAGCGGCATTTAGCATATCCAAGGATCTTCAGAGTCAcagctttggaaaaaaaatcacgtaTATCACTTTTGGAAGGAGTGATCTTCTAGGTCATTGAACTTACCATTTACTTTCTTGTTCTTGAAGATATTCAGCTCAACCTGACCAGACAGTGTCTGTCCTGCCAAGTATACTCCGTATGGATTTCTATCGAATTTTACTTCACACTTTGACATGGTTCACCAAAGACTGATTGAAAGTGCTTCGAAAATGGATTTTATCCAACATTTTTGTGACGCGCATTGAAAAATCGTCACTTTttgattagattagattacactAACTGCAAATCAACAAAAAAGTGGAAATATGCGAGAAAGGAGAAATAATTCAAGGTAATAATTATTGTGTACATTTAATGATAAATAAAGTGATATCTTTCACAGCAAATAAGTGATGTAGTTCATTGTTTTGCAATTTAAGTTTAGTGGGTTTAGTGTGAAGAACTCCCATAAACGGATTCATAGGACGGCGGGGctgaaagacaaaaaaaagtttaggtAATTTTGTTGTTTTGCTGTTTAATTTGGGTGCGTTTTTAAAAGAGCAGCTAACCTTATGAACAAAATAACTAGAAAGTATTAGAAATTCCTAATACAttattctattaattttttatattaaaaacgtggaatataaaattttgttagatGACTAAAGATAGTATTGAAAGAACAgatgaaaagaatatttattctttttattcaaaatagcgtGAAACGTATCTaatgttaataaattaaaaaatatctccaaaatatttctgatatttTTGACTAATGGTACCTTGACCAAATATGACaagtcgaaaatttcaaaatccgaAATCCTCCAAGATTTATAACAACCAGAGGCTTTATTTTTTTACCAtagataaaatttcatgaaccttcttaaccATTCATAGTTTTAAGGTTTTTGAAcaagaaatatgtaaaataaaaatatattatatatttaaatctttagccccctttttaaaatattggccttatagaaaatattaataaaaatcaatttttagaagATTAATTTTTTAGCACGTTTTCTCCTAAATCAATAgtaaagtgaaaatattttcatgaaaCTATCCAACCCTCCCATTTGATGCAgatattctaaatttttcaattaaatcgaATTTCAATTGTAGTCGAAATATAAAAGCATATAAAGTCAATTAGACGTAAAAAGGTAAAGTTTAAAAACCGAATGTTTGCATGCGCCgatattaattaataattcttaataccaTCTGCGtagatttaaaatagaaaacttACGAGGATCATCGATCTCAGACGTAAATTCCTCCTCATGGTACTGCATTGATTGTGAAGGACTTGAAGGAGATTGGTTGCTGGCAAATGGCACCGTTCCGATTACAATAGGAATTGCCACACTAGGATTGACTGTTATGCCAGGGATAACCGCCACCACTCTTGCTTCATAGGTGATGTTGAGAACATTGCAGAAATGGAGGGTTGTTGGGGGTGTTTCAGGGATCTCAAGACGTTCCATGAAGGAACTCTGGTCATTTTCAATTAGGCAGTCTACAAGCTTCTCTCGGATCGTCGTTACTTCGTCCTTATCAGCCTTTGAGGGATATGTGCACTTATATGTGACAATTTTTCTTATTGAAAAGACAATTTGGTTAATGCTGTAGCCACAATTATTGGCCACAATGGCCTCAATAGGAATGAAACCACCAGAAACATATCCAGTCTTGAGAACATTTACTGTAATTGCGAGGATACCACGCGATGTGCTGGACAATATAAATTGCTTTCTGTAGTCCATTTGAGCGGGCAATTTAAGAGAGATATCCCGATTGAGGTCAAGAGTGCGACACACTGGGAAAGGCTTCTTGAACGTCGTATCAAATTTCCATGGTCTTTCGAGAACAACGTCCACTGCATATCGGATATATCCATGAGTACCTTCAAAGGACGATGGTAGCCACATGGGAAGAGTGTACTTAAAGGAGTAGACATTAACACCAGCCGGTAGTTCAAAGAATGACCCAGTAGCTGCATTGTAAGCACATGTGCGGCAATTAATGTACTCCTCATTGCCGGAATGTTCAACAGTCTCAATCTTATCAGCTATTGTAGTATAAGAAGTCCAACTCACACGACCACTGCCCGTTATATAAACACATATGGCTAAAAGAAGGATCTTCAATGAGAGCTCAAATTAATCACAATTACTTGAATAATTACCGCGTAATCTTTTGGGGCGCTCCACAATCAATCGTACATTTCCCGCCAAAAGTTGGCCAGATTGGTATACATGGTTTGGATTGACCGGCGTTAATTCAACTTCAATGCTGATCGGCATTCGGTGGTTTTCGCTCAATTAAGCCGATGCCGTCTCTAAAGATCGCAAGATCAACTGACTGGCGACGCTGGTGACAATGGAATTCCTTCACGACGTCACCCACAGATAATTCACCTCGTACGGTATTTATCAACAAAAGCACATCCAAATAAATACAGCAATTGTTCACTGAGAAATCCACCGATCCTCAATGATCTTCACAATTTGGTTATTCGAAAAATTCATTGAggaaaatgagatgaaaatcaCTGTGACTTCTCGCACCAAAAATATCTCACTGACTGTGTTTCGTCACTGAGGAAATACACCAGAGAATGAAAATGATCACCTAGACGAAAAGTCCATTTCGTGCAAAATCTCAAGCCATGAGATAAAATCTTTCGGTACATCTCTGTATGCGTGCATCTATTTCGGTAATTGGCGGGAATGAGGAATTTCATGTTTACACCATTTTGCATTAGACACACACTTTTCCATCAGGTGTTaatgcaatatttaaaaaaaactcccacactttgtattttttgtctgtATACATCTTCTATATTATAAATGTCGCGTCTACAATAATATCCTTAACAAAAGAAATTGTACATCGAATTCAGATTGAGGCCACATTAATTGGTCATTTTTAGAAACCTGGAGCACTTGGTGAATTATTGAAAGGCTTCTCATCATTTTTCCAGCCATAGACCACATCTGAGTAGGAGGGTGGTGGTGCTGAAAAGATAAACAGGATTTTATAGTTAAAATTCTGCTCAACCAACACCAGCATTGTCATCAATCATTGAGGGCTGCAATATCTCTCCACCAACACAATTCTTTCGCAATAACTTGAACCATTTGGTATATCTTCATCAAGTGGCAGATTATGGTTGGACTCAAAATTGAGACACAAGAGAaaaatgactgaacaaaaaacTGTGACAATGTAATTATTCATTACAAGATGTACGCGGTTTTCCAAAATTGTATTGcgtattgaaataaattgaatttatgaaaCATAATAAACTcaagttcaattcaatttagttcagttcaGTTAAACTCTTTATCGAGTTAGTCAAAATGAGCAAAAGTgttttatataataattttacaataagGACTAAAAATCTTAAtgtataataattattttggaaaatactgGCAGGTTTTAGAAGTTTTGATGTCTTAAATCTAAAAGCTGTTTTAATTTTCAAGAGtaaaaatttccgaaaattgtaaaaaatcacatatttaacttttaaaaattttggatattaaaacattttacaaGATTCACATTGAAAGATTAAAATGATTATATGTATTATTGCTTACTTCCAGATCTGACTCCATCCCACTCCAGAAGGCTAACCCTATTAAGGACAAGGAACATTGTTTACCCAATCAGTCTTTAGGGATTCAAAACAAAAGTAGAGATTTAAGCCGTGAAACCGATTCAActtgcataaaaattatttgatcTCAACTTCAGGGTTAACcccttaaggacgattgggtcaccggagacccaaaaacaattttttttctacagtcATATAAAGTTACGTTTTGTTAGaaaaaaaccagaaaaaaacgattttttttcaaacccCCGATTTTTTACCTTCTCGTTCTTAAAAGGTTAAAAGCGGTTAAAAGCCCCCGTTGTTTAATATACTAAatgactaaaaatttaaaactacaagaaaacctaaaaaaaatcatatgttGAATTTTTGATGTCGTTTAAATAAGGACCCTTTACGAAGCAACTAATAACAAGAACAATTATAAATGAGAAAAACTTATGCAACATATCCGACCGCTAAACGAATTTTCCATTGTCGCATATTCGCAGTAATAGAATTTTCGTATTTTGAACATTCGCAAAAACAGTAACTTTTTTTATTGCCTTTTACATTCTTGAATTTATTTACTATTCACTGCCAAACGATAACAGATACGTATCAACTTTCATTCTTCACTGGATAAACGTAAATATTTTCTAGAAACTTTTTCTTTCTCCTCTCAAAAACAAGTCCCCAGAAATATTTTGGGAACTGTCTTAGAGATGGTCAAGTTAAACATCTCGATAATTTGTTTATGCTATTATGTATCTATTATCCCAATTTGTTCTTTTCAACGATTTTGAAGTCCAAATCTACCAAAATGCACATTTCCAAAACAATGTGTTTCAAGATTAGatcattttaaataagttttaacGTTCCAAAGAAATCTAGTCCAGCTAAAACGGTAGACAAAATGGTAATAGGCCTCTAAATTTCAATTAGGTGTGAtgggtgtgattccttcataatcacatttatacaataataaaatttcgaaataatttctaaatgaaattcTGAACCTCTTCTAATCGGTAACAAACCGGTAAATACGCAATACTAGAGACTAGGACTATAGAGAAAAGCGattacaaatttaatataatagcCTCTATCTACACACTGATGGCAGCGGCCTACAATGATAgagagaattttctttaaaaaaaaaacattttttacaaatattgctcacagtgtgtagatgccttaaaaaggattattaaacaaaaattattgaaaattcatattactCTTTAGATCTCCATTCATAGTTTGATCCGGAGTAGGAGCTGTAGGTACTGTTGGTACTGGCATTGGAACTGGCATATTCGGCATGCCTGGCATGGGAGCTGGAACATGTCCAGGACTGTAAGTCGGTAATGGTGGTGGCATCACAGGCATGCCCGTGTTAGCCTGAGGGACCACTGATGAAGCAATTGGTACAGCTGGTGCGTGGAACGACATCTGAGATAAAGCTGTGCTGGTATCCCCGTTGAAATTAATTGGAAATGTTCCAATAGTTACTGGAACATATAGACGTGCAGTATTATGGCATCCAGACACGTAAACAGCTACTTCCATGTAATATGAGATTTTAATATTGGAGGAGATATCGCACGTTACAGGTGTATATGGCACAGTAAgtttcgcttcaatattgataATACGATCATTGCATTTATCATCCAAATCAAATCTCTCATAGACAATTTTATTGGATTCACTCTTCTCTTTAACACGCGGGGTAGTACTCCTGCAAACTATAAAATAAGTTAATAAGGGAAACAAAagaaagtagtttttttttaaattatcttacCAATAGATTTGACCAGCTTTATTTGAATTCCAGACATTTTCACATGGCTCATGTTTGTGATGTTAACAGATATTGGGATTTCTTCATTCTTAACAAATCCAGATTGTGGAAGTGTTACGGTGATTGTAGCTGGCGATGTAGAGCATTTCCAAGTACAATAATTCTTAACTTTTTCAGCCTGACTTGGCATTTTCAATGAAGGGTTCTGACTTAGGTCAAGTCTGGGCACCAcacgaaatttttctttgaatttatcATCAAAGGCCCATGGaatatcaaatttgacttttgcaGTGTATTCAATCGTCCCGTAAGTACTGAACATTGTGCCTGGCAGTCCGTTTGGAAGTGCACAGAGAAAGTTGTAAGAATGACTTCCTGCTGGTAAGTGGATGGTTGGTCCACCTTCCTGGCCATACAATATTGTTCGACTGTTCAAATATTGTTCGTGCGAAGAATATGTAATTGTTCGACTTTTTCTTTCTCCATTCTCCTCGTATGATTCTGATTCGGTCCAGTGAACATCAGCACTGCCCGTTATCGTCAGTGATATATCTGCGTGAGTAAACATTGCGGAAACCAATATGAATGTATGGGGTGAATTGTACAGAATAAAAAGAACTTCTCCTTCCAGGAATATTTCAACAATAAATAGATACTTACAGCGAATGTTTACTGGATGAGGACTTGTTATATCTACATGACCTGTCACATTATCTCCAGCCACAAATTCTGTCTTATCAAATATTATTAAGCAATTCATACTCATCGTGTTACTTTAGAACAGAAAATTTCTAAACTCTAAATAAAACTACCAAAAAGCAAACCTATACAAAACTTTATTCAATTGGCACTGAATAGCTTAAGAGCTTCGGTCGTCTTAGCTGGTTAATAATTGCTGAGTGCCAAGGTTATCCCCTAAAAAAAGCTTtcctattataaaaaaaaagtaagaccgGAGCTCGAGTCGGCGTCGAAAATACGGCAATTTGTATTATATATAACTATTTGTATAGGTCACACATCTATTTGATACTCCTCTTCCTATACACGCAATTCCCTTATATTGGAATGGCTATATTGAGAGAGAAGGGGTCCAAGAGAGGCGCCACAAATACTAAGCACAACAATGTGACATATATTTAGAACTCTATGGTTTTCCTATACCTAAATCTACacaaaatgtttctaaaaatcGTTCAATAAACAATTTAACTGTTTGCAGaaacaacaaataaaatttaaacaagcAGAAGATAGATATAATAAACAGGAATCCCACCAACTACTCTGGACTACAACGTCAAAGATACTAACTTCAATGCCACCGGAAAATATTGTATGTAAACCATACAAGCCATAGCCata is from Phlebotomus papatasi isolate M1 chromosome 1, Ppap_2.1, whole genome shotgun sequence and encodes:
- the LOC129804974 gene encoding uncharacterized protein LOC129804974 yields the protein MSMNCLIIFDKTEFVAGDNVTGHVDITSPHPVNIRYISLTITGSADVHWTESESYEENGERKSRTITYSSHEQYLNSRTILYGQEGGPTIHLPAGSHSYNFLCALPNGLPGTMFSTYGTIEYTAKVKFDIPWAFDDKFKEKFRVVPRLDLSQNPSLKMPSQAEKVKNYCTWKCSTSPATITVTLPQSGFVKNEEIPISVNITNMSHVKMSGIQIKLVKSIVCRSTTPRVKEKSESNKIVYERFDLDDKCNDRIINIEAKLTVPYTPVTCDISSNIKISYYMEVAVYVSGCHNTARLYVPVTIGTFPINFNGDTSTALSQMSFHAPAVPIASSVVPQANTGMPVMPPPLPTYSPGHVPAPMPGMPNMPVPMPVPTVPTAPTPDQTMNGDLKTPPPSYSDVVYGWKNDEKPFNNSPSAPGFSICVYITGSGRVSWTSYTTIADKIETVEHSGNEEYINCRTCAYNAATGSFFELPAGVNVYSFKYTLPMWLPSSFEGTHGYIRYAVDVVLERPWKFDTTFKKPFPVCRTLDLNRDISLKLPAQMDYRKQFILSSTSRGILAITVNVLKTGYVSGGFIPIEAIVANNCGYSINQIVFSIRKIVTYKCTYPSKADKDEVTTIREKLVDCLIENDQSSFMERLEIPETPPTTLHFCNVLNITYEARVVAVIPGITVNPSVAIPIVIGTVPFASNQSPSSPSQSMQYHEEEFTSEIDDPRTMSKCEVKFDRNPYGVYLAGQTLSGQVELNIFKNKKVNAVTLKILGYAKCRWTENESYHNGHHTHTRPRVYQGKEDYLASSTDLVGRSQDGSTIELAPGMHSYRFTCDLPQQLPTSFEGSKGYIRYYVVICLERPWKFDQKFKVAFTVLKQFDLNFDSPILRLPCQANVERVFCCGPCRTGPISIIAHTPQSGYVPGQTITVYAEIANSSTVKMDEIRFSLRKIIRYTSQTPKVKTKEETLTIAEARIAGLKKKQSGKFEQHLQIPPLPPTSLTLCRVITVSYEVKIEAKVSGAHLNPVVKIPITLGTVPLRDNVYDAMPVNGNDVQIQMEPILNPVLSPDADHDLPPPSYEECIFGAVQVKDDEDDEKTVMSCTGYAPRYPVYNCSDWPKCGTKIENKAIEPLVLPDIPRNDEISGVNANEKY
- the LOC129801757 gene encoding arrestin domain-containing protein 2-like — encoded protein: MPISIEVELTPVNPNHVYQSGQLLAGNVRLIVERPKRLRAICVYITGSGRVSWTSYTTIADKIETVEHSGNEEYINCRTCAYNAATGSFFELPAGVNVYSFKYTLPMWLPSSFEGTHGYIRYAVDVVLERPWKFDTTFKKPFPVCRTLDLNRDISLKLPAQMDYRKQFILSSTSRGILAITVNVLKTGYVSGGFIPIEAIVANNCGYSINQIVFSIRKIVTYKCTYPSKADKDEVTTIREKLVDCLIENDQSSFMERLEIPETPPTTLHFCNVLNITYEARVVAVIPGITVNPSVAIPIVIGTVPFASNQSPSSPSQSMQYHEEEFTSEIDDPPPPSYESVYGSSSH